In the Borrelia turicatae 91E135 genome, one interval contains:
- the polA gene encoding DNA polymerase I, whose protein sequence is MKEIYLIDALNIIFRNYHVMKNNPLTNKKGENVNAFIGFFKTLFFIIKEKNPENLIVTFDSETQTFRQQKYPSYKATRDAPPDNLIPQIYWIKESLIKANIPMFEIQGYEADDLIASFAKKAEINNYLTYIISPDKDLLQLMSAKTKILKIENSSFVEMDNDYVMKKFGVNKSQIKDYLSIVGDRSDNIPGIKGIGEKGAAKLLNEFQTLNGIYDNLDSINNKYREILLKERENAFLSYELISLVEDLELPALEKFKLENLKEDILLLFEEYSATTLIKSYKTILKKRYATNQTQKSLFETNINQTDTEILQTTTSHSNALKTIQEENIKYETILKKEQLDLLIEKLKQANYVAIDTETTSLNVHEAQIIGISVSFKEFESYYIPIETKEKKTIEKAYIIQKFNEFFKAQPKLIGQNYKFDYKILKKHEFNVIPPYFDTMIAAYVIDPNTKVSLDFLAEKYLMHKNIRYEEIVAQNGTLKDIPLEMVSNYAAEDADITFRLFKIFTKKLKEDNLENLMTDIEMPFSNVITEMEENGIYLDKDYLRQYGYELDKELKLIENEIIKSIGIEFNLNSTKQLHTVLFERLNLVLPQNVKQDSTDIKVLETIKEQHESIPKLIQYRQIAKLKNTYTDNLIEFVNEKTNKIHTNFIQTKTATGRISSTSPNLQNIPIKDEKGRKIREAFKPEKGNIFISADYSQIELVILAHLSEDESLIEAFKNKKDIHIKTASQLFKVDEEKVTSSMRRIAKSINFGIIYRMSAFRLSKELSIKREEAQKFIDSYFNLYSKIKTFIQNQIDFVRKNGYSETLLKRRRYIKEINSQNYSERSGAERIAINSTIQGSASDIMKIAMIKVYNELKSKNLKSKILLQVHDEMLIESPEQECEEVNKIIKTMMENAYPLKIPLKVNIETGKSWGEIHR, encoded by the coding sequence ATGAAAGAAATTTACCTAATTGATGCCTTAAATATAATATTTAGAAACTATCATGTAATGAAAAACAATCCTTTAACAAATAAAAAAGGAGAAAATGTCAATGCATTTATTGGATTTTTCAAAACTCTTTTTTTCATAATAAAAGAGAAAAATCCAGAAAATCTAATTGTAACTTTTGACTCAGAGACACAAACATTTAGACAACAAAAGTATCCAAGTTACAAAGCAACAAGAGATGCTCCTCCAGATAATTTAATTCCACAAATTTACTGGATCAAAGAAAGTCTAATAAAAGCAAATATCCCAATGTTCGAAATACAAGGATACGAAGCTGATGATCTTATAGCCAGCTTTGCAAAAAAAGCAGAAATCAACAATTACTTAACTTATATCATTTCTCCAGACAAAGATTTATTACAACTGATGTCGGCTAAAACCAAAATACTTAAAATCGAGAATAGCAGCTTTGTGGAAATGGATAATGATTATGTGATGAAAAAATTTGGAGTAAATAAATCCCAAATCAAAGATTATTTATCCATTGTTGGAGACAGATCAGATAATATACCGGGTATCAAAGGAATTGGGGAAAAAGGAGCTGCTAAGCTACTAAATGAATTTCAAACATTAAATGGAATATACGATAATTTAGATTCTATCAACAATAAATATAGAGAAATATTACTAAAAGAGAGAGAAAATGCCTTTTTAAGTTATGAACTTATCAGTCTTGTAGAAGATCTAGAATTGCCAGCACTTGAAAAATTTAAACTGGAAAACTTAAAAGAAGACATCCTTTTATTATTTGAAGAATATTCTGCAACAACCCTAATTAAATCTTACAAGACTATATTAAAAAAAAGATATGCTACAAATCAAACACAAAAGTCGCTCTTTGAAACCAATATAAATCAAACAGACACAGAGATTTTACAAACAACAACATCACATTCAAATGCTCTTAAAACAATACAAGAAGAAAATATCAAATATGAAACAATATTAAAAAAAGAACAACTTGACTTACTAATAGAAAAACTAAAACAAGCAAACTATGTAGCAATAGATACAGAAACAACTTCTCTTAATGTCCATGAAGCGCAAATAATAGGAATTTCGGTTTCATTTAAAGAATTTGAAAGCTACTATATTCCTATAGAAACTAAAGAAAAAAAAACTATTGAAAAAGCATACATAATCCAAAAATTCAATGAATTTTTTAAAGCACAACCTAAGTTAATTGGTCAAAACTACAAATTCGATTACAAAATACTTAAAAAACATGAATTTAATGTAATCCCACCTTACTTTGATACAATGATAGCAGCATATGTTATCGATCCAAACACAAAAGTATCTCTTGATTTCTTAGCAGAAAAATATTTAATGCATAAAAATATCAGGTACGAAGAAATAGTAGCACAAAATGGCACTTTGAAAGATATACCACTTGAGATGGTCTCCAATTACGCTGCTGAAGATGCTGATATTACTTTCAGGTTATTTAAAATTTTTACAAAAAAACTCAAAGAAGACAACCTTGAAAATCTAATGACAGATATAGAAATGCCATTTAGCAATGTCATTACAGAAATGGAAGAAAATGGAATTTATCTCGATAAAGATTATCTAAGACAATATGGCTATGAACTTGATAAAGAATTAAAATTAATTGAAAATGAGATAATAAAAAGTATAGGTATTGAATTTAATCTAAATTCAACGAAACAACTACATACGGTTTTATTTGAAAGATTAAATCTAGTACTACCCCAAAATGTCAAGCAAGATTCAACAGACATTAAGGTACTAGAGACAATAAAAGAGCAACATGAATCTATACCAAAACTCATACAATATAGGCAAATCGCAAAACTAAAAAATACATATACAGATAATTTAATAGAGTTTGTAAATGAAAAAACAAACAAAATACATACAAATTTTATACAAACAAAAACAGCAACGGGTCGCATTTCAAGCACCTCACCTAACCTACAAAATATTCCAATTAAAGATGAAAAAGGACGTAAAATAAGAGAAGCATTTAAACCTGAGAAAGGCAATATTTTTATTTCTGCTGACTATTCACAAATTGAACTTGTCATACTAGCCCACCTCTCAGAAGACGAATCATTAATTGAGGCATTTAAAAATAAAAAAGACATTCACATAAAAACAGCATCACAACTCTTTAAAGTAGATGAGGAAAAAGTAACATCTTCCATGAGAAGAATAGCAAAATCAATTAATTTTGGAATAATTTATAGAATGTCAGCCTTTAGGCTCTCAAAAGAACTGTCTATTAAAAGAGAAGAAGCTCAAAAGTTCATCGATTCATACTTCAATCTTTATTCTAAAATAAAAACTTTTATACAAAATCAAATAGATTTTGTCAGAAAAAATGGATACAGTGAAACTCTTCTTAAAAGAAGGAGATATATAAAAGAAATTAATAGTCAAAATTACTCAGAACGCTCAGGAGCTGAACGAATAGCAATAAATAGTACAATTCAAGGCAGTGCATCTGATATAATGAAAATAGCAATGATTAAAGTATATAATGAACTTAAAAGTAAAAACTTAAAGTCAAAAATACTCTTACAAGTACACGATGAAATGCTAATCGAATCGCCCGAACAAGAATGTGAAGAAGTAAACAAAATAATCAAAACAATGATGGAAAATGCCTATCCTTTAAAAATTCCTCTAAAAGTAAATATTGAGACTGGAAAATCATGGGGAGAAATTCATCGATAA
- a CDS encoding SPOR domain-containing protein, translated as MRDFNENNNKGFLVALTSIVTVCTIIFLGIIIFFPNKNLASEIAGKNIILQETKDENVIESENNEDTLAITDKPNEIIIDLTQDIKQDKSFNSSINQNNKKIINKKEPQIINQHQTTNTHTKEEKLQKTQTIAKTKQENKKKQKHNNFENKYDPRKEYYIQFASLADPISADNNIQELMKYKINAKIYSATINDKDTYRVRSGPYKTISEAKLDLNKISGSSEFKDAYILTINK; from the coding sequence ATGAGAGATTTTAATGAAAATAATAACAAAGGATTTTTAGTAGCATTAACTTCAATTGTAACTGTTTGTACAATTATATTTCTTGGAATAATTATTTTCTTCCCAAATAAAAACTTAGCCTCCGAAATCGCAGGTAAAAATATTATTTTACAAGAAACAAAAGATGAAAACGTCATAGAAAGTGAAAATAATGAAGATACTTTAGCAATAACTGATAAGCCAAATGAAATCATAATTGACCTCACACAAGATATCAAACAAGATAAAAGTTTCAATAGTAGTATAAATCAAAATAATAAAAAAATTATTAACAAAAAAGAACCACAAATCATAAATCAACATCAAACTACAAACACACACACAAAAGAAGAAAAATTACAAAAAACACAAACAATTGCAAAGACAAAACAAGAAAACAAAAAAAAACAAAAACACAATAACTTTGAAAACAAATATGACCCTCGAAAAGAATACTACATACAATTTGCATCACTCGCAGATCCAATCTCTGCTGATAACAATATTCAAGAATTGATGAAATATAAAATAAATGCAAAAATCTATTCAGCAACAATAAACGATAAAGACACCTATAGAGTCAGATCTGGACCTTACAAAACCATATCAGAGGCAAAACTCGATCTCAATAAAATATCAGGCTCAAGTGAGTTTAAGGATGCTTACATATTAACTATTAACAAATAA
- the fusA gene encoding elongation factor G codes for MDYKKLRNIGISAHIDSGKTTLTERILFYCNKIHAIHEVKGKDGVGATMDSMELERERGITIASAATHVEWKNHPINIIDTPGHVDFTIEVERSLRVLDGAILVLDSVAGVQSQSITVDRQLKRYNVPRLAFVNKCDKTGANPNNVKDQLKDKLGLNSVLMQIPIGLEDKHMGVVDLVLMKAYYFEGKDGIEIIEKEIPAELINEAEEKRKIMLDALSDFNDELMELHMEGEDIAVETIYDAIRTGTLALKFCPVFMGSAYKNKGVQLLLDAVNRFLPSPHDIKNVALDLNENEKEIELKTDETLPTVALAFKLEDGQYGQLTYVRIYQGILKKGQELINSRTSKKFKVGRLIRMHANNTEDIEFGSSGDIVALFGIECASGDTFCDPSINYSMTSMYIPEPVISLSIKPKDKKSADNMAKALARFTKEDPTFKTYVDAESKETIIQGMGELHLEVYIERMRREFKAEVETGMPQVAYRETITDKAEFNYTHKKQSGGAGQFGRVAGFMEPLESEGQTYEFVNLIKGGVIPTEYIPSCDKGFQKAMEKGTLIGFPIVGIKVTINDGQYHVVDSSDIAFQLAAIGAFREAYNKAKPTILEPIMRVTLEGPTEFQGNMFGLLNQRRGIILGSVEEGNFSKVEAEVPLSEMFGFSTVLRSSTQGKAEFSMEFLRYGKVPSTTFNELCKKFNEQK; via the coding sequence ATGGACTATAAAAAATTGCGAAACATAGGTATTAGTGCCCACATTGATTCAGGAAAAACAACACTCACAGAACGTATTCTTTTTTATTGCAACAAAATTCACGCCATTCATGAAGTAAAGGGAAAAGATGGAGTTGGAGCAACAATGGATTCAATGGAACTTGAAAGAGAACGGGGAATCACAATTGCATCTGCTGCAACTCACGTTGAATGGAAAAACCATCCAATAAATATTATTGATACTCCGGGTCACGTTGACTTCACAATTGAGGTTGAACGTTCACTTAGAGTGCTAGATGGCGCGATACTTGTTCTCGACTCTGTTGCAGGAGTTCAATCTCAATCAATTACAGTTGACAGACAATTAAAAAGATATAATGTACCACGTCTTGCCTTCGTAAATAAATGTGACAAAACCGGAGCCAATCCTAACAATGTAAAAGATCAACTTAAAGATAAGCTTGGTTTAAACTCAGTTTTAATGCAAATTCCAATAGGACTTGAAGATAAACACATGGGCGTTGTGGATCTTGTTTTAATGAAAGCCTATTACTTTGAAGGCAAAGATGGAATAGAAATTATAGAAAAGGAAATTCCTGCTGAGTTAATCAATGAGGCTGAAGAAAAGAGAAAAATAATGCTTGATGCTTTATCTGATTTTAATGATGAACTTATGGAACTTCATATGGAAGGAGAAGATATAGCTGTAGAGACAATATATGATGCCATTAGAACAGGTACTTTGGCTTTAAAATTTTGTCCCGTATTTATGGGTTCTGCTTATAAAAACAAAGGTGTTCAACTTTTACTTGACGCTGTAAATAGATTTTTGCCTTCTCCTCATGACATCAAAAATGTGGCTCTTGACCTAAACGAAAACGAAAAAGAAATTGAACTTAAAACTGATGAAACCTTACCAACTGTAGCACTGGCTTTTAAACTAGAAGATGGACAATACGGACAATTAACTTATGTAAGAATATATCAAGGGATTTTAAAAAAAGGACAAGAACTAATAAATTCAAGAACTTCTAAGAAATTCAAAGTTGGCAGACTTATTAGAATGCATGCTAATAACACTGAAGACATTGAATTTGGAAGCAGTGGTGATATCGTTGCATTATTTGGGATAGAATGCGCATCAGGAGATACATTCTGCGACCCTTCAATTAACTATTCAATGACATCAATGTACATTCCAGAACCAGTAATATCTTTATCAATAAAACCTAAGGATAAAAAATCAGCTGACAACATGGCAAAAGCTCTTGCAAGGTTTACTAAAGAAGACCCTACATTCAAAACTTATGTAGATGCCGAATCAAAAGAAACAATAATACAAGGAATGGGTGAACTACACTTAGAAGTTTACATTGAAAGAATGAGAAGAGAATTTAAAGCAGAAGTTGAAACAGGGATGCCTCAAGTAGCATACAGAGAAACCATTACAGACAAAGCAGAATTTAACTATACTCACAAAAAGCAATCAGGAGGTGCAGGTCAATTTGGAAGAGTTGCTGGCTTTATGGAACCACTTGAAAGTGAAGGACAAACTTATGAATTTGTCAATCTTATAAAAGGTGGAGTAATTCCAACGGAATACATTCCATCATGTGACAAAGGATTCCAAAAGGCTATGGAAAAGGGAACTTTAATCGGCTTTCCAATTGTCGGGATTAAAGTCACAATTAATGACGGTCAATATCACGTTGTTGACTCATCAGACATTGCATTCCAACTTGCAGCAATAGGAGCATTCAGAGAAGCTTATAATAAGGCAAAACCTACAATACTCGAGCCAATAATGAGAGTAACTCTTGAAGGTCCAACCGAATTTCAAGGCAATATGTTTGGTCTCTTAAACCAAAGAAGAGGAATAATTTTGGGCTCTGTTGAAGAAGGAAATTTTTCAAAAGTTGAAGCTGAGGTACCTTTAAGTGAAATGTTTGGATTTTCAACCGTTTTAAGATCTTCCACACAAGGAAAAGCTGAATTTTCAATGGAATTCCTAAGATACGGGAAAGTTCCAAGTACAACATTTAATGAATTATGCAAAAAATTTAACGAACAAAAATAA
- a CDS encoding FGGY-family carbohydrate kinase, with protein MDVLSIDIGTSTLKSALINSHHGVLESFDVNYFDHFNVDFENFDYKIWLFAFKRIISNFKYKKIDCISVSGISPCLIALDSNLVPLEVLHWNSSKVVSNFRGKSSFLPFVLSTVERGVYDKVRYFVSCFEYFIYLLTDNLITSYPSLSYIPFIWNDIEIRKHNLDTNKFPPFLRMGEVAGRVTNSASIEFGIDSGIEVINAGMDYLSVLIGSGAFFSGIVSNRTGTSEGFNFISDAYLSDFSLVYPYFLDNLFVIGRIVPSGYLLQLFKDRLFKKKKSFEEFFEEIPRVYDSGNVYFYLSKRELFSDHILIDSQIRDNLNKGIFGKVDNPLQIGIAILEAAYFSFYNKILQLKSFKRDVLDIFVSGSNSDNLFLNELKSNIIGKDLKIFEFKHAEIIGNAILAFCCLGEFDSLDKAFKKLAKFKQVISFSASMHDVYLEKYHKYVSNFDLFVNS; from the coding sequence ATGGATGTACTCAGTATTGATATTGGTACTAGTACTTTAAAATCCGCTTTAATTAATTCTCATCATGGGGTTTTAGAGAGTTTTGATGTAAATTATTTTGATCATTTCAATGTTGATTTTGAAAACTTTGATTATAAAATATGGCTTTTTGCTTTCAAGAGAATAATTTCTAATTTTAAGTATAAAAAAATAGATTGTATTTCTGTTAGTGGTATTTCTCCATGTCTAATAGCTCTTGATTCAAATTTGGTTCCTTTGGAAGTTTTACATTGGAATTCTTCTAAGGTGGTTAGTAACTTTAGAGGGAAATCATCTTTCTTACCCTTTGTGCTTAGCACAGTTGAGAGGGGAGTTTATGACAAGGTTAGATATTTTGTATCTTGTTTTGAGTATTTTATTTATTTGCTTACAGATAATCTGATTACAAGCTATCCAAGTCTGTCTTATATTCCTTTTATTTGGAATGATATTGAAATAAGAAAGCATAATCTTGATACAAATAAATTTCCCCCTTTCTTAAGGATGGGAGAGGTTGCTGGTCGGGTTACTAATAGTGCTAGTATTGAATTTGGCATTGATAGTGGGATAGAAGTAATTAATGCTGGAATGGATTATTTAAGCGTTCTTATTGGAAGTGGGGCATTCTTTTCTGGAATTGTCTCAAATAGAACAGGTACAAGCGAGGGTTTTAATTTTATCTCAGATGCATATTTGTCAGACTTTTCTTTGGTGTATCCTTATTTTTTAGATAATTTATTTGTTATTGGAAGAATAGTTCCTTCTGGATACTTATTGCAATTGTTTAAAGATAGATTATTTAAAAAGAAAAAATCGTTTGAGGAATTTTTTGAAGAGATCCCTAGAGTATATGATTCAGGTAATGTTTATTTTTATTTAAGCAAGAGGGAGCTTTTTTCTGATCATATTTTAATAGATTCGCAAATAAGAGATAATTTGAACAAAGGTATTTTTGGAAAAGTAGATAATCCTTTACAGATAGGAATTGCAATTCTTGAAGCCGCTTATTTTTCCTTTTACAATAAAATACTTCAGCTTAAATCTTTTAAAAGGGATGTTTTAGACATTTTTGTGAGTGGTTCTAATTCAGATAATTTGTTTTTAAATGAACTAAAATCGAATATTATTGGTAAAGATTTAAAGATATTTGAATTTAAACATGCTGAGATTATCGGTAATGCAATCTTGGCTTTTTGTTGCTTAGGGGAGTTCGATAGCTTGGATAAGGCATTTAAAAAGCTTGCTAAATTTAAACAGGTTATATCTTTTAGTGCCAGTATGCATGATGTTTATTTAGAGAAATATCATAAGTATGTCTCTAATTTTGATTTATTTGTTAATAGTTAA
- the fliS gene encoding flagellar export chaperone FliS encodes MIAKEEIYKKTQINTSSPISILVMLYEKAIQDLELAKEFYKSKDPTSTAKADEKVYHAQDIIIELMSTLNFEDGGDISNNLFSIYSFLNKTLENVILEKNRDNIQEVLKHLKNLHTAWKALLKKDNNIINKKLGINIVN; translated from the coding sequence TTGATAGCAAAAGAAGAAATCTATAAAAAAACACAAATCAATACATCAAGTCCTATATCAATATTGGTAATGCTTTATGAGAAAGCAATACAAGATTTAGAGCTTGCCAAAGAATTTTATAAAAGTAAAGATCCAACTAGTACAGCAAAAGCAGATGAAAAAGTTTACCATGCACAAGATATCATCATTGAATTAATGTCTACACTCAATTTTGAAGATGGTGGGGATATTTCAAATAACTTATTCTCAATATATTCTTTTTTAAACAAAACATTAGAAAATGTTATATTAGAAAAGAATAGGGATAATATTCAAGAAGTTTTAAAACATCTTAAAAATCTGCACACAGCTTGGAAAGCATTGCTTAAAAAAGATAATAATATTATTAACAAGAAATTAGGAATCAATATTGTCAACTAA
- a CDS encoding KTSC domain-containing protein, with product MNTLTISHELSKICQVDYDSALSELSVFFKDGRAYKYFKIEPRHFNIISKLVQEKRSVGKYLTEHIFNKYDQEKL from the coding sequence TTGAATACTTTAACAATATCTCATGAATTGAGTAAAATATGTCAGGTTGATTATGATTCTGCTTTGTCTGAACTTTCTGTATTTTTTAAGGACGGAAGAGCCTATAAATATTTTAAGATTGAACCAAGACACTTTAATATAATATCTAAGCTTGTACAAGAGAAAAGGTCAGTTGGTAAATATTTAACGGAACATATATTTAATAAGTATGACCAAGAAAAGCTTTAA
- a CDS encoding tetratricopeptide repeat protein, with protein MYKGLFFFLFYFVLSCKTLAKDYQTISDEYYKLAKLNEELGNNQASVELYEQAIKFNSNVNDASTYNFILAYINLKKYDEAGLKLESLLENDQDNILLINLKAYLYFRKENLEEALKLYLKTLEIAPANQEALFNVFYIYHLKKDMETAKKYILKYKELKYSVPSNASEIVSSVLED; from the coding sequence ATGTATAAGGGGTTATTTTTTTTCCTTTTTTATTTTGTATTGTCTTGTAAAACTCTTGCTAAAGATTATCAAACTATTTCAGATGAATATTATAAGCTTGCCAAATTAAATGAGGAGCTTGGTAATAATCAGGCATCCGTTGAACTTTATGAACAAGCTATTAAATTTAATTCTAATGTGAATGATGCGTCTACTTATAATTTTATTTTGGCTTATATCAATTTGAAGAAATATGATGAAGCTGGATTAAAGCTTGAATCTTTATTGGAAAATGATCAGGACAATATTTTGTTGATTAATTTAAAAGCTTATCTATATTTTAGGAAGGAAAATTTAGAAGAGGCTTTAAAATTGTATTTAAAAACTTTGGAAATCGCACCTGCTAATCAAGAAGCGTTATTTAATGTTTTTTATATTTATCATTTAAAGAAGGACATGGAAACCGCAAAGAAGTATATTTTAAAATATAAGGAATTAAAATATTCAGTTCCTTCTAATGCAAGTGAGATAGTCTCGTCCGTTTTGGAGGATTAA
- a CDS encoding response regulator translates to MEENKKALIVDDSIFMRKNLIKILKKLGFNEFLEAEDGIQAIKEFEKQEEIHLITLDITMMSMDGITALEKINEVNEKLARKMNVLMVTALGKQELIAKALELGAKGYITKPFKEEQIAEQIKRLN, encoded by the coding sequence TTGGAAGAAAATAAAAAGGCCTTAATAGTTGATGATTCTATTTTTATGCGAAAAAACTTAATCAAGATATTGAAAAAACTAGGCTTTAACGAATTTCTTGAAGCAGAAGATGGAATACAGGCTATTAAAGAATTCGAAAAACAGGAAGAAATCCATCTGATAACTCTTGATATAACAATGATGAGCATGGATGGCATTACAGCCCTTGAAAAAATAAATGAAGTTAACGAAAAACTTGCAAGAAAAATGAATGTATTGATGGTTACAGCACTTGGAAAACAAGAACTCATTGCAAAAGCTTTAGAACTTGGAGCAAAAGGATATATTACAAAACCTTTCAAAGAAGAGCAAATAGCAGAACAAATAAAAAGATTAAACTAG
- a CDS encoding ribose-phosphate pyrophosphokinase: MGLLIKKSIGIIACPGGRVFADKIMEELKKIFLDSESEVIEKISQTSSCFKEDVLKLEEILSPFLEGLEFSNLRFDESVEIPVNFVKFANGEFKAEILKTIRNKDIFIVQDVSNTYPVNVNNNEKVVMTINDHLMNLMTTIDACMQAKANSVSVIIPSYPYSRQDKKHSREGLTASLFGRFLEELRVKHILTLDIHSKAIENVFRKTYFENLNASYEIFDALAELIDIRDSSLVVVSPDTGAVNRNKFFASNLKRPLALLYKERDYSKVTHNVNDSNISVTKLLGDVEGKNVFMSDDILATGGTLIKAVKLLKSMGAKKIICAISLPFFNGDAIRYFDKAYEEGYFYKIIGTNAVYHDDRLISKPWYYEANVAHLFAGAIFAIHNRVSLQKILDRSHDIQNLISKS; this comes from the coding sequence TTGGGTTTGCTTATTAAGAAATCAATAGGAATTATTGCCTGTCCCGGTGGAAGGGTATTTGCAGATAAAATAATGGAAGAACTTAAAAAAATATTTTTAGATAGTGAGAGTGAAGTTATTGAAAAAATTTCGCAAACTTCTAGTTGTTTCAAAGAAGATGTCTTGAAGCTTGAAGAAATTTTGTCTCCTTTTTTAGAAGGACTTGAATTTTCTAACTTAAGATTTGATGAGTCGGTGGAGATTCCTGTAAATTTTGTTAAGTTTGCTAATGGTGAATTTAAGGCAGAAATTTTAAAAACCATAAGAAATAAAGATATTTTTATCGTGCAAGATGTTTCTAATACTTATCCAGTTAATGTAAATAATAATGAAAAAGTAGTAATGACAATTAATGATCATTTAATGAATTTGATGACCACAATAGATGCATGCATGCAGGCTAAGGCTAATTCTGTTAGTGTTATCATTCCTTCTTATCCTTACTCGAGGCAAGATAAAAAGCATTCAAGAGAAGGTTTAACAGCAAGTCTTTTTGGGAGATTTTTAGAAGAATTGAGAGTTAAACATATTTTAACACTAGATATTCATTCAAAAGCGATTGAAAATGTTTTTAGAAAAACGTATTTTGAAAATTTAAATGCGTCTTATGAAATTTTTGATGCTTTAGCTGAATTAATAGATATTAGAGATTCAAGTTTGGTAGTTGTTTCTCCTGATACAGGTGCTGTTAATAGGAACAAATTTTTTGCATCTAATCTTAAAAGGCCTTTAGCTTTGCTTTATAAGGAAAGAGATTATTCAAAGGTAACGCATAATGTTAACGATTCTAATATTTCTGTTACTAAACTTTTAGGAGATGTTGAGGGTAAAAATGTTTTTATGAGTGATGATATTTTGGCTACTGGTGGAACCTTAATTAAGGCTGTGAAACTTTTAAAAAGTATGGGGGCTAAGAAGATTATATGTGCAATAAGTCTCCCATTTTTTAATGGAGATGCAATTAGATATTTTGATAAAGCTTATGAGGAAGGCTATTTTTATAAAATAATTGGGACAAATGCTGTGTATCATGATGATAGGCTTATAAGTAAACCTTGGTATTATGAAGCTAATGTTGCACATCTTTTTGCAGGTGCAATTTTTGCCATTCACAATAGGGTTAGTTTGCAAAAAATTCTTGATAGAAGTCATGACATTCAAAATTTGATTTCTAAGAGTTAA
- the coaE gene encoding dephospho-CoA kinase (Dephospho-CoA kinase (CoaE) performs the final step in coenzyme A biosynthesis.): MGRNSSIIGITGRISTGKDTVSKIISSEYGFHEINVDKIGHTALQAKQDTVVKIFGKQILNNKNEIERIKLRNIVFNDRKKLEKLETITHPLIYKEVEQVILKKKFDKIIINAALLFKLNLAKFCGHIFITKANDEIIKNRLKSSRNIDENLIINILKCQKDIFLNKNILNSKIINIINNKSYEYLKNEIRKKMKEVT; the protein is encoded by the coding sequence ATGGGGAGAAATTCATCGATAATTGGCATAACTGGTAGAATATCAACTGGCAAAGATACCGTTTCAAAAATTATTAGCAGTGAATATGGTTTTCACGAAATAAATGTAGATAAAATTGGACACACAGCCCTACAAGCAAAACAAGACACAGTAGTCAAGATATTTGGGAAACAAATATTAAATAATAAAAACGAAATAGAAAGAATAAAACTGAGAAATATTGTATTTAATGACAGGAAAAAACTAGAAAAATTAGAAACAATCACACATCCCCTTATATATAAAGAAGTAGAACAAGTAATATTAAAGAAAAAATTTGATAAAATCATAATTAATGCTGCACTACTTTTTAAATTAAATCTTGCAAAATTCTGCGGACATATATTTATAACAAAAGCAAATGATGAGATAATAAAAAATAGACTCAAATCAAGTCGCAATATTGATGAAAATTTGATTATAAATATTCTTAAGTGTCAAAAAGATATTTTTTTAAATAAAAATATTCTAAATTCAAAAATAATAAATATAATTAACAATAAGAGCTATGAATATCTAAAAAATGAGATTAGAAAAAAGATGAAAGAGGTAACATAG